One region of Mycolicibacterium insubricum genomic DNA includes:
- a CDS encoding alpha-(1->3)-arabinofuranosyltransferase has product MSRRWLWLVSAVALATTFGQSPGLISPDTKLDLTANPLQFLARAANLWNSDLPFGQTQNQSYGYLFPHGAFFVLGDVLGLPGWVTQRLWWALLLTVGFWGLLRLAEALRIGSTSSRVVAATAFIVSPRVLTTLGSISSETLPMMLAPWVALPVVLALRDDGRSLRRLAGQAGIALALMGAVNAVATLLACLPAIIWWACHRPDGRWWKFSGWWLAASALAVTWWVIPLLLLGRISPPFLDFIESSRVTTRWTSLTEVLRGTDAWTPFVAPDATAASSLVTGTTAVLATTLVAAGGLAGLALKTMPARGRLIVMAFVGITLLAIGYSGVLGSPIAESVQDFLDASGAPLRNVHKLEPVVRIPLILGLAHLLGRIPLPGSAPVAVWRRAFTHPEDDKRVAVGIVVLTALAVASSLAWSGRLMPPGGFSKIPDYWQQTADWLAENNTGHPTPGRVLVVPGAPFATQVWGNSHDEPLQVLGRTPWGVRDSIPLNPPQTIRALDSVQRQLAAGRPSAGLADTLARQGISYLVLRNDLDPDTSRSARPILVHRAIEGSPGLHKAAQFGDPVGPGRLEGFVSDSGLRPLYPAVEIYRVSSAGNPGAPYLTDIDAMARIDGGPEALLRIDERRRLLARAPLGPVLLTGDAAAAGLPTPLVTVTDTPVRRETDYGRVDNHSSAARADGDERHTTNRVPDYPAPGTDQVRAGWSGGRLSASSSSSDATTLPSVTPGSGPAAAIDGDSGTAWVSNALEPAVGQWLQVDFDHPVTNAILTITPSATAVGAQIRRLEISTVNGTSTLRFTEPGKPLTVALPYGETPWVRITAAGTDDGSSGVQFAVTDLSVTQYDASGFAHPVNLRHTLLVPGPPAGATVAGWDLGPELLGRPGCADAPDGVHCAAAMTLAPEEPVNMSRTLTVPQTTTVTPTVWVMPRQGPKLADLIREPGKAYTLGDADLIDVLGSAYAAADGDPRTSWTAPQHIVPSHADPTLTLKLPSQTRVGGLRLTPAASALPAHPSLVAVDLGNGPQVRELAPDGSTTVSLYPHDTDTVSISLLNWTDIIDRTSLGFDQVKPPGLAEVVALRPDGSPIAPADAAVNRNRVITLACGQGPVIGLAGRFVQTSVQTTVGALLDGDPVPARPCISGPIQLPAGQQELIVSPGPAFFIDGAELDTPAAARVPSATATPAAVDAWSPDRRDITVGPAPSARALVVPESVSPGWVARGPDGSALTPVVVNGWQQGWVLPAGTDGTITLRFESNTGYRAGLFGGLALLPMLALLAWWPARRLTGGTPCRPWTPPPGVCAAAVIGVGTLIAGIPGAVIFAAATGGLYLLRDQPAATRRLTLGGAPTALILAGALLSRHPWRSVDGYAGNSMWVQLFALISLALLAASAVPLLHRDGGLGGVGDGTVQGRGGAP; this is encoded by the coding sequence CTGTCCCGGCGCTGGCTGTGGCTGGTCTCGGCGGTCGCCCTGGCCACCACCTTCGGCCAGTCCCCCGGCCTGATCTCGCCGGACACCAAGCTGGATCTGACGGCCAACCCGCTACAGTTCCTGGCCCGCGCCGCCAACCTGTGGAATTCCGACCTGCCGTTCGGCCAGACGCAGAATCAGTCCTACGGTTACCTGTTCCCGCACGGCGCGTTCTTCGTCCTCGGCGACGTGCTCGGCCTGCCCGGCTGGGTCACCCAGCGCCTGTGGTGGGCCCTGCTGTTGACGGTCGGCTTCTGGGGGCTGCTGCGGCTGGCCGAGGCGCTGCGCATCGGCAGCACGTCGTCGCGGGTGGTCGCGGCAACCGCGTTCATTGTCTCGCCGCGGGTGCTGACCACGCTGGGCTCCATCAGCTCCGAAACCCTGCCGATGATGCTGGCGCCGTGGGTGGCGCTGCCGGTGGTGCTGGCCCTGCGCGACGACGGGCGCTCGCTGCGCCGGCTGGCCGGCCAGGCCGGGATCGCACTGGCCCTGATGGGCGCGGTCAACGCCGTCGCCACCCTGCTGGCGTGCCTGCCGGCGATCATCTGGTGGGCCTGCCACCGCCCGGACGGCCGCTGGTGGAAGTTCAGCGGCTGGTGGCTGGCGGCATCGGCGCTGGCGGTCACCTGGTGGGTGATCCCGCTGCTGCTGCTGGGCCGGATATCGCCACCGTTTCTGGACTTCATCGAATCCTCCCGGGTGACCACCCGGTGGACGTCGCTGACCGAGGTGCTGCGCGGCACCGACGCCTGGACCCCGTTCGTCGCACCGGATGCCACCGCGGCCTCGTCGCTGGTCACCGGGACGACGGCGGTGCTGGCCACCACCCTGGTCGCCGCCGGCGGGCTGGCCGGCCTGGCGCTGAAGACCATGCCGGCGCGGGGCCGGCTGATCGTCATGGCGTTCGTCGGGATCACGCTGCTGGCCATCGGCTACTCCGGTGTGCTCGGCTCGCCGATCGCCGAGAGCGTCCAGGACTTCCTCGACGCGTCCGGGGCCCCGCTGCGCAATGTGCACAAGCTCGAACCGGTGGTGCGGATCCCGCTGATCCTGGGCCTGGCCCACCTGCTGGGCCGGATCCCGCTGCCCGGCAGCGCGCCGGTGGCGGTGTGGCGGCGCGCCTTCACCCACCCCGAGGACGACAAGCGGGTCGCGGTGGGCATCGTCGTGCTGACCGCGCTGGCGGTGGCGTCGTCGCTGGCCTGGTCCGGCCGGCTGATGCCGCCCGGCGGGTTCAGCAAGATCCCCGACTACTGGCAGCAGACCGCCGACTGGCTCGCCGAGAACAACACCGGCCACCCCACCCCGGGCCGGGTGCTGGTGGTGCCCGGCGCGCCGTTCGCCACCCAGGTGTGGGGCAACAGCCACGACGAGCCGCTGCAGGTGCTCGGCCGCACCCCGTGGGGGGTGCGCGACTCCATCCCGCTGAACCCGCCGCAGACCATTCGGGCGCTGGACTCGGTGCAGCGTCAGCTCGCCGCGGGACGGCCGTCGGCGGGGCTGGCCGACACCCTGGCCCGTCAAGGCATCTCCTATCTGGTGCTGCGCAACGACCTGGACCCCGACACCTCCCGCTCGGCACGGCCGATCCTGGTGCACCGCGCCATCGAGGGCTCCCCCGGCCTGCACAAGGCGGCCCAGTTCGGTGACCCGGTCGGACCGGGCCGACTCGAGGGCTTCGTCTCCGACAGCGGGCTGCGGCCGTTGTACCCGGCGGTGGAGATCTACCGGGTGTCCTCGGCCGGCAATCCGGGTGCGCCGTATCTGACCGACATCGACGCGATGGCCCGCATCGACGGCGGCCCCGAGGCGCTGCTGCGGATCGACGAGCGACGCCGGCTGCTCGCCCGCGCACCGCTGGGCCCGGTGCTGCTGACCGGCGACGCCGCCGCGGCCGGTCTGCCCACCCCGCTGGTCACAGTCACCGACACCCCGGTGCGCCGGGAAACCGACTACGGCCGGGTGGACAACCATTCGTCGGCCGCCCGGGCCGACGGCGACGAACGCCACACCACCAACCGGGTGCCGGACTACCCGGCCCCCGGCACCGACCAGGTGCGCGCCGGCTGGTCCGGCGGGCGGCTGAGCGCCTCCAGTTCGTCGTCGGACGCCACCACCCTGCCGTCGGTGACGCCCGGGTCCGGCCCGGCGGCCGCCATCGACGGGGACAGCGGCACCGCGTGGGTGTCCAATGCGCTGGAGCCCGCCGTAGGGCAATGGCTGCAGGTGGATTTCGACCACCCGGTGACCAACGCGATCCTGACCATCACCCCCAGCGCCACGGCCGTCGGCGCGCAGATCCGCCGCCTGGAGATCTCCACCGTCAACGGGACCAGCACGCTGCGGTTCACCGAGCCGGGCAAGCCGCTGACCGTCGCGCTGCCCTACGGCGAGACCCCGTGGGTGCGGATCACCGCCGCCGGCACCGACGACGGCAGCTCCGGCGTGCAGTTCGCCGTCACCGACCTGAGCGTCACCCAGTACGACGCCTCCGGTTTCGCGCACCCGGTCAACCTGCGGCACACGCTGCTGGTGCCCGGCCCACCGGCCGGTGCGACGGTCGCCGGCTGGGATCTGGGCCCCGAGCTGCTCGGCCGGCCCGGCTGCGCGGACGCCCCCGACGGCGTGCACTGCGCGGCGGCGATGACCCTGGCCCCCGAGGAACCGGTCAATATGAGCCGGACGCTGACCGTCCCGCAGACCACCACCGTCACCCCGACCGTGTGGGTGATGCCGCGTCAGGGCCCCAAGCTCGCCGACCTGATCCGGGAGCCGGGCAAGGCCTACACGCTGGGCGACGCCGACCTGATCGACGTGCTGGGGTCGGCCTACGCCGCCGCCGACGGCGATCCGCGCACCTCGTGGACGGCGCCGCAGCACATTGTGCCCAGCCACGCCGACCCCACCCTGACGCTGAAGCTGCCGTCGCAGACCCGGGTCGGCGGGCTGCGGCTGACCCCGGCCGCGTCTGCGCTGCCCGCGCACCCGAGCCTGGTCGCCGTCGACCTGGGCAACGGGCCGCAGGTCCGCGAACTGGCCCCGGACGGGTCGACCACGGTGAGCCTGTACCCGCACGACACCGACACCGTGTCGATCAGCCTGCTGAACTGGACCGACATCATCGACCGCACGTCACTGGGCTTCGACCAGGTCAAGCCGCCCGGGCTGGCCGAGGTGGTGGCGCTGCGGCCGGACGGCAGCCCGATCGCCCCGGCCGACGCCGCCGTCAACCGCAACCGGGTCATCACATTGGCGTGCGGTCAGGGCCCGGTGATCGGGCTGGCCGGCCGGTTCGTGCAGACCTCGGTGCAGACCACCGTGGGCGCGTTGCTCGACGGCGACCCGGTGCCGGCCCGCCCGTGCATCTCCGGGCCGATCCAGCTGCCGGCCGGGCAGCAGGAACTGATCGTCTCCCCCGGCCCGGCCTTCTTCATCGACGGCGCGGAACTCGACACGCCCGCGGCAGCCCGGGTGCCGTCCGCCACGGCCACCCCCGCCGCGGTGGACGCCTGGAGCCCGGACCGCCGGGACATCACCGTCGGCCCCGCCCCGAGCGCGCGGGCGCTGGTGGTACCCGAAAGCGTGAGTCCCGGGTGGGTCGCCCGCGGGCCCGACGGGTCGGCGCTGACCCCGGTGGTGGTCAACGGCTGGCAGCAGGGCTGGGTGCTGCCGGCCGGCACCGACGGCACCATCACCCTGCGCTTCGAGTCCAACACCGGCTACCGGGCCGGGCTGTTCGGCGGTCTGGCGCTGCTGCCGATGCTGGCGCTGCTGGCCTGGTGGCCGGCCCGGAGGTTGACCGGCGGTACGCCGTGCCGGCCGTGGACGCCGCCGCCGGGCGTGTGCGCCGCCGCGGTGATCGGCGTCGGCACGCTGATCGCCGGGATCCCCGGCGCGGTCATCTTCGCCGCGGCCACCGGGGGGCTGTACCTGCTGCGCGACCAGCCCGCGGCCACCCGCCGGCTGACCCTGGGCGGGGCGCCGACCGCGCTGATACTCGCGGGTGCGCTGCTGTCGCGGCATCCGTGGCGGTCGGTCGACGGCTACGCAGGCAACAGCATGTGGGTGCAGCTGTTCGCGCTGATCTCGCTGGCGCTGCTGGCCGCCTCGGCCGTGCCGCTGCTACACCGCGACGGCGGGCTCGGGGGTGTCGGTGACGGAACTGTCCAGGGGCGGGGCGGCGCGCCGTGA
- a CDS encoding DUF2613 domain-containing protein, whose translation MTRFVVPAAASVVVGLLLGAASVFGVTLMVQQDTKPQITAGDPNSSGVLNRVEYGKR comes from the coding sequence ATGACCCGGTTCGTGGTGCCGGCCGCCGCCAGCGTGGTGGTCGGGCTGCTGCTCGGTGCGGCCTCGGTGTTCGGCGTGACGCTGATGGTTCAGCAGGACACCAAGCCGCAGATCACCGCGGGCGACCCGAACTCCTCGGGTGTGCTCAACCGCGTCGAGTACGGCAAGCGCTAA
- a CDS encoding protein kinase domain-containing protein, whose amino-acid sequence MTLSAGDSVAGYTVVRPLASGRTGEVYLAKHPRLPRQDAVKVLTAELSDNPVFAERFTREADAAATLWHPHIVGVHDRGSDAGRLWLAMDFVDGTDAGRLLAEQYPDGMPPAQVTELVAAAAEALDYARGQGVVHRQLDPSNIMVATAGGGRIALTDVGISGPEAVAGDGDDQYALAATAAWLLLGHPQRPGFALADERGELAAVDAVIDRGQSTSAGNRYPDCTAFAAALADALGAVTDIAGPRAEAPTQLGARPDAPTAGGDWWADAAPPEPQEQPVISYWTPSAPPAPAPSAPTMAAPGMPTMPAPMPAAVPNQMPNPMLSGPVPAYPGPYPTSGAYPNSGAYPAPVASAWPIPPMLLALLAIVGVIGVAVLTYAVLSNLA is encoded by the coding sequence ATGACGTTGAGTGCGGGGGACTCCGTTGCCGGATACACCGTGGTGCGGCCGCTGGCATCGGGCCGCACCGGCGAGGTCTATCTGGCCAAACATCCGCGGCTGCCGCGCCAAGACGCGGTCAAGGTGCTGACCGCCGAGCTGTCGGACAATCCGGTGTTCGCCGAACGTTTCACCCGGGAGGCCGACGCCGCCGCCACCCTCTGGCACCCGCACATCGTCGGGGTGCACGACCGCGGCAGCGACGCCGGCCGGCTGTGGCTGGCGATGGACTTCGTCGACGGCACCGACGCCGGCCGGTTGCTGGCCGAGCAGTATCCCGACGGGATGCCTCCGGCCCAGGTGACCGAGCTGGTCGCCGCCGCCGCCGAGGCGCTGGACTACGCGCGCGGCCAGGGCGTCGTGCACCGGCAGCTGGACCCGTCGAACATCATGGTCGCCACCGCGGGCGGGGGCCGGATCGCGCTGACCGACGTCGGCATCTCCGGGCCCGAAGCCGTCGCCGGCGATGGTGATGACCAGTACGCGCTGGCGGCGACCGCGGCATGGCTGCTGCTCGGCCACCCGCAGCGGCCCGGGTTCGCGCTGGCCGACGAGCGCGGGGAGCTGGCGGCCGTCGACGCAGTCATCGACCGCGGGCAGTCGACCAGCGCGGGCAACCGCTATCCCGACTGCACCGCGTTCGCCGCGGCACTGGCCGACGCGCTGGGCGCGGTGACCGACATCGCAGGCCCGCGGGCCGAGGCCCCGACGCAGCTGGGCGCACGCCCCGACGCCCCGACCGCCGGTGGCGACTGGTGGGCCGACGCGGCGCCGCCGGAACCCCAGGAACAACCGGTGATCTCCTACTGGACCCCGTCGGCACCCCCGGCACCGGCCCCGTCGGCCCCCACCATGGCAGCCCCGGGCATGCCGACCATGCCGGCGCCCATGCCCGCGGCAGTGCCGAACCAGATGCCCAACCCGATGCTCAGCGGTCCGGTGCCCGCCTACCCAGGGCCCTATCCGACGTCGGGCGCCTATCCGAATTCCGGCGCCTACCCCGCGCCGGTCGCCTCGGCCTGGCCGATTCCCCCGATGCTATTGGCGCTGCTGGCGATCGTCGGCGTCATCGGGGTCGCCGTCCTCACCTACGCGGTGCTGTCCAACCTGGCCTGA
- a CDS encoding glycoside hydrolase family 3 N-terminal domain-containing protein → MSTSQRRNRRPTVRPLTAILSVLGAIAMVAAVVVGLNLRNHRDGASVQTAESPAETTPAAEAPAPANCSLSLRDKLAQLLMVGVKDAADARAVVADHKVGGIFIGSWTDLGMLGDPLREIEAVAVDTEAKIPLAVSVDEEGGRVSRLKKVIGEQLAPRELVAAGKTPEQVEELAEQRAKEMVKLGITIDFAPLLDVTSGDPDGAIGDRSFSGDPAVVTKYAGAYARGLKKGGLTAVFKHFPGHGHASGDSHTGGVSTPPLAQLENNDLLPYKDLIPQHLAEVMVGHMVVPGLTDGKQASLSGPAYAKLREMGFTDVAFTDDLSSMKAITDIYPVPDAVLLSLQAGADIALWVTTDEVPAVLDRLEKAVADNELPMERVNEALGRVLKMKGAPPLGC, encoded by the coding sequence ATGTCGACGTCCCAACGCCGAAACCGCCGGCCCACCGTGCGCCCGCTCACCGCGATCCTGAGCGTGCTGGGGGCCATCGCCATGGTCGCCGCCGTGGTGGTGGGGCTGAACCTGCGCAACCACCGCGACGGCGCTTCGGTGCAGACCGCCGAATCGCCGGCCGAGACCACGCCGGCCGCCGAGGCCCCAGCCCCGGCGAACTGCAGCCTGTCGCTGCGCGACAAGCTCGCGCAGCTGCTGATGGTCGGGGTCAAGGACGCCGCAGACGCGCGCGCCGTCGTGGCCGATCACAAGGTGGGCGGCATCTTCATCGGCAGCTGGACCGACCTGGGCATGCTGGGCGACCCGCTGCGCGAGATCGAGGCCGTCGCCGTCGACACCGAGGCGAAGATCCCGCTGGCGGTCAGCGTCGACGAGGAGGGCGGCCGGGTGTCGCGGCTGAAGAAGGTCATCGGCGAGCAGTTGGCGCCGCGCGAACTCGTCGCCGCCGGCAAGACCCCCGAGCAGGTCGAGGAGCTCGCCGAGCAGCGGGCCAAGGAGATGGTCAAGCTCGGCATCACCATTGACTTCGCCCCGCTGCTGGACGTGACCAGCGGCGATCCCGACGGCGCCATCGGCGACCGGTCGTTTTCCGGTGACCCGGCCGTCGTCACCAAGTACGCCGGGGCGTACGCCCGGGGCCTGAAAAAGGGTGGGCTGACCGCGGTGTTCAAGCACTTCCCCGGCCACGGCCACGCCTCGGGTGACTCGCACACCGGCGGGGTGAGCACGCCGCCGCTGGCGCAGCTGGAGAACAACGACCTGCTGCCGTACAAGGACCTGATTCCGCAGCACCTCGCCGAGGTGATGGTCGGCCATATGGTGGTGCCCGGTCTGACCGACGGCAAGCAGGCCAGCCTGAGCGGCCCGGCCTACGCCAAGCTGCGGGAGATGGGCTTCACCGACGTCGCGTTCACCGACGACCTGTCGTCCATGAAGGCCATCACCGACATCTACCCGGTGCCCGACGCCGTGCTGCTGTCGCTGCAGGCCGGCGCGGACATCGCGCTGTGGGTGACCACCGACGAGGTGCCCGCCGTGCTGGACCGGCTGGAAAAGGCCGTCGCCGACAATGAACTGCCCATGGAGCGGGTCAACGAGGCGCTGGGCCGGGTGCTGAAGATGAAGGGCGCCCCGCCGCTCGGCTGCTGA
- a CDS encoding TetR/AcrR family transcriptional regulator: MAGGTKRLPRAVREQQMLDAAVQEFSVNGYHETSMDAIAARAEISKPMLYLYYGSKEELFGAVLDRELGRFIEAVGADIDFTLPPRDMLRSTIKAYLTYIDANRASWIVLYTQATSSQAFAHTVREGRERIVEMVTRLLSAGTRNPMPENDFQLTAIALVGAGEAVANQVSVGDVEVDDAAELLINLFWRGLKGKPTPAD; the protein is encoded by the coding sequence ATGGCCGGTGGCACCAAGCGGTTGCCGCGCGCGGTGCGCGAGCAGCAGATGCTCGACGCCGCGGTGCAGGAGTTCTCCGTCAACGGCTACCACGAGACCTCGATGGATGCGATCGCCGCGCGCGCGGAGATCTCCAAACCGATGCTGTACCTGTACTACGGGTCCAAGGAGGAGCTGTTCGGCGCGGTGCTCGACCGCGAGCTGGGCCGGTTCATCGAAGCCGTCGGCGCCGACATCGATTTCACCCTGCCTCCGCGGGACATGCTGCGCTCCACCATCAAGGCGTACCTGACCTACATCGACGCCAACCGGGCGTCCTGGATCGTGCTGTACACCCAGGCCACCAGTTCCCAGGCGTTCGCCCACACGGTGCGCGAGGGCCGCGAGCGGATCGTCGAGATGGTCACCCGACTGCTCTCCGCCGGCACCAGGAATCCAATGCCGGAGAACGACTTCCAGCTCACCGCCATCGCGTTGGTGGGCGCCGGTGAGGCCGTCGCCAACCAGGTCAGCGTCGGCGACGTCGAGGTCGACGACGCCGCCGAGCTGCTGATCAACCTGTTCTGGCGCGGCCTGAAGGGCAAGCCGACTCCCGCCGACTAA
- a CDS encoding MaoC/PaaZ C-terminal domain-containing protein, whose amino-acid sequence MASQPSSLTNMLRAAVGALPVIPRGDTLPSRTVTVDQLPIDAANVAAYADVTGLRFTDTVPLTYPFVLTFPAVMELATGFDFPFPAMGSVHTENHITRLRPITVSDTVGITVSAANLREHRKGLLVDLVSEVSVGNETAWRQVTTFLHQQRTSLSDEPKPEPAKAPKLPPPNSILKITPGQIRRYASIGGDHNPIHTSGIGAKLFGFPTAIAHGMFSAAAILANIEGQLPTAVDYSVRFGKPVLLPASVGVYTERVVDGWDLSMRNLKKGYPHLTATVRGR is encoded by the coding sequence ATGGCCTCGCAACCCTCCTCGCTGACCAACATGCTGCGCGCGGCCGTCGGCGCGCTGCCGGTGATCCCGCGCGGCGACACCCTGCCGTCGCGCACCGTCACCGTCGACCAGCTGCCGATCGACGCGGCGAATGTCGCGGCCTACGCCGATGTCACCGGCCTGCGGTTCACCGACACGGTGCCGCTGACCTATCCGTTCGTGCTGACCTTCCCGGCCGTGATGGAGCTGGCCACCGGGTTCGATTTCCCTTTCCCGGCAATGGGTTCGGTGCACACCGAGAACCACATCACCCGGCTGCGGCCGATCACGGTATCCGACACCGTCGGGATCACGGTGTCCGCGGCGAACCTGCGGGAGCACCGCAAGGGGCTGCTGGTGGACCTGGTCTCGGAGGTCAGCGTCGGCAACGAGACCGCGTGGCGGCAGGTGACGACGTTCCTGCACCAGCAGCGCACCAGCCTGTCCGACGAGCCGAAACCCGAACCGGCCAAGGCGCCGAAGTTGCCGCCGCCCAACTCGATTCTGAAGATCACGCCGGGCCAGATCCGGCGCTACGCGTCGATCGGCGGCGATCACAACCCGATCCACACCTCCGGCATCGGCGCCAAGCTGTTCGGCTTCCCGACCGCGATCGCGCACGGAATGTTCTCCGCGGCAGCGATTCTGGCCAATATCGAAGGGCAGCTGCCGACAGCGGTGGACTACTCGGTGCGGTTCGGCAAGCCGGTGCTGCTGCCGGCATCGGTCGGGGTGTACACCGAACGCGTGGTCGACGGCTGGGATCTGAGCATGCGCAACCTCAAGAAGGGGTATCCGCATCTGACCGCGACGGTGCGCGGGCGCTGA
- a CDS encoding 3-oxoacyl-ACP reductase yields the protein MAPKLPSDLYSSVFGTAPGAFLAKQLGVPQPETLRRYRAGEPALAGPLLIGGDGRIAEPMRAALADDYDIVGNNLGGRWADRFGGLLFDATGITTPADLRALHDFFTPLLRNIAPSGRIVVVGTTPEALTGSVDERIAQRALEGFTRSLAKEMQHGATVQLVYLSPDAGPGASGLESTLRFLLSAKSAYVDGQVIRVGAGEAQAPADWDKPLDGKVAIVTGAARGIGATIAEVFARDGAKVVAIDVEGAADALAETAARVGGTALPLDVTAEDAVAKITAHLIEHHGGRADVLVNNAGITRDKLLANMDNARWDAVIAVNLLAPQRLTEGLVADGVIGTGGRIIGLSSMAGIAGNRGQTNYAATKAGMIGLTDALAPSLAEKDITINAVAPGFIETKMTEAIPLATREVGRRLNSLFQGGQPVDVAEAIAFFASPASSAITGNTIRVCGQAMLGA from the coding sequence GTGGCCCCCAAACTCCCGTCCGACCTGTACTCCTCCGTCTTCGGCACCGCGCCCGGAGCATTCCTGGCCAAGCAACTCGGCGTCCCGCAGCCCGAGACCCTGCGCCGCTACCGCGCCGGTGAGCCGGCCCTGGCCGGCCCGCTGCTGATCGGCGGCGACGGCCGGATCGCCGAGCCGATGCGCGCCGCGCTGGCCGACGACTACGACATCGTCGGCAACAACCTCGGCGGCCGCTGGGCCGACCGGTTCGGCGGCCTGTTGTTCGACGCCACCGGCATCACCACGCCCGCCGATCTGCGCGCCCTGCACGACTTCTTCACCCCGCTGCTGCGCAACATCGCCCCGTCCGGGCGGATCGTCGTCGTCGGCACCACCCCCGAGGCGCTGACCGGCAGCGTCGACGAGCGCATCGCCCAGCGGGCGCTGGAGGGCTTCACCCGCTCGCTGGCCAAGGAGATGCAGCACGGGGCCACCGTGCAGTTGGTGTACCTGTCCCCGGACGCCGGCCCCGGCGCCAGCGGCCTGGAATCCACCCTGCGCTTCCTGCTTTCGGCCAAGTCGGCCTACGTCGACGGCCAGGTGATCCGCGTCGGCGCCGGTGAAGCGCAGGCCCCGGCCGACTGGGACAAGCCGCTGGACGGGAAGGTCGCCATCGTCACCGGCGCGGCCCGCGGCATCGGCGCCACCATCGCCGAGGTGTTCGCCCGGGACGGCGCCAAGGTGGTGGCCATCGACGTCGAGGGCGCCGCCGACGCGCTCGCCGAGACCGCCGCCAGGGTCGGCGGCACCGCGCTGCCGCTGGACGTCACCGCCGAGGACGCCGTCGCCAAGATCACCGCGCACCTGATCGAACATCACGGCGGCCGGGCCGACGTGCTGGTCAACAACGCCGGCATCACCCGAGACAAGCTGCTGGCCAATATGGACAACGCCCGCTGGGACGCCGTCATCGCGGTCAACCTGCTGGCCCCGCAGCGCCTCACCGAGGGCCTGGTGGCCGACGGCGTGATCGGCACCGGCGGCCGGATCATCGGCCTGTCCTCGATGGCCGGGATCGCCGGCAACCGCGGGCAGACCAACTACGCGGCCACCAAGGCCGGCATGATCGGGCTGACCGACGCGCTGGCCCCGTCGCTGGCCGAGAAGGACATCACCATCAACGCGGTGGCGCCGGGCTTCATCGAGACGAAGATGACCGAGGCCATTCCGCTGGCCACCCGCGAGGTGGGCCGCCGGCTGAACTCACTGTTCCAGGGCGGCCAGCCGGTCGACGTGGCCGAGGCCATCGCGTTCTTCGCCAGCCCGGCCTCGTCGGCCATCACCGGTAACACCATCCGGGTGTGTGGCCAGGCCATGCTGGGGGCGTGA